Part of the Mangifera indica cultivar Alphonso chromosome 4, CATAS_Mindica_2.1, whole genome shotgun sequence genome, TCAGTTGGAGATACAAACTTAATTTCATGCCCTAATTTCGACCCAAAGCGTGAATCTTGGGACTTCTAAACCCACGGACCTAGTGCTAGGCTTGAAGTGAATTGGTTcatatttaaaagttaatttaactGGAttcaatttagttcaaattcaaatagagtttaaattaagaggtttaatttattttaaaatgaaatagaatTCAAGTTAGAGAGAGTTAAACTCAGTTTAACTAGTAAGTTAAATAGATatcttgattcaatttgaatttaattcgtaactcaattcgaattatattaaataattattgaaagattttattttattaatgagtcaTGAATTATACCTATAAATCTGAGTTACATATTCAAACCgtgaatttaaactataaatttaagttaaatttgaattaagttatttttattcaaagtaAACTTACACTATCTTTAATGTTAATTAGACAAACTTAAACCGagctattttatattttaatcaaactcaaataaaagaatatatgaaTTCAATTTAGTTCATATCACATGGACCCTAATATATAGGATCCAAACCCAAAGTAAACTTAACCACAATCTCAATGGATTGATTCAAATGTTGAATGAGACTAAATTCGAAGTTTCAATTCGGGCCATCAAAACTAGGATCGTAACTATCATAGGCTTTTAGACCCACcagtgttttaatttttatgtgtattttacaaattaagTGGAAGGATGTGTTGCATAGGATTCCAATTAAATTGACCCAAGTTGGGCATCCTAAGTTTGTGTTCTAGTTCgatcaattcaaaaattttaaattgtaagCTTGATATATAAACTATTAACTCGATGTtgaattacaaaattataattaaattatataatttatgtatttataaatatttttatatttaaagtttgatattaagttatttgtgagaattttaaaagtttaaatgatttgataaatttgatacaCTAAAATGTAAAAATGTAACCAAAAAACAttgtaaatataagttttaaaggataaatataagatttttaaaatataaatataaaatgttaaatgttaaaaaatttagtaatattatatttgaatggaacttaaaactaaactaaaactCGGTTTGACATGAGCCGGGCACAAGTAGCTATCGTGTGGCTGACCCGTTTGCAGCGTGATCCGAGTCTGGTGGTTAGTAATTGCTGCTCTTTCTACGATGAATCacatcaagaaaaaaaattaaaaaaacatttctGCACCGTTCTGTCATTTTATCTCAACTCCAAACATGCCATGTGATTATGATTAGAAGTGCAAAACTTTATGTCAAAACacaagttaattattttaatcataaataaaataattaatctgaTTTAATTAGGATTATCTGCAGATGTCGATTTGGCAAGTCTTTGCAGCCTGTTTCCTGTTGTCGAAGAATAAAGCAAACAATTCTATATGGTAACGGCAATTAGAGGCTACCCATCTTTAAATTTGGCCATTATTAAAGCATATGCTATAATCAGATAacagggcaaaggactatttcccacccatgtttgaGCCGTTTTTCAATCACATACGCACGtcagatgaaaaacccaatcacccacccaaaatttaatctgtttGTTTTCACCCACATCTGCCgttaaattttctgttaaatagaggggtaaaatcgtcattttactgtttatattccaCTGATTTAATTCTATCGCATTTTTCCCCTccgattttaaaagttacactttaCGCCCAtcccaaaactttaaaaagtgactttcaccccctcaaatccctaatttttttttcattttctctccagCCACCAATGACGacgtggctggagggagagtgacgagggctcgtccattctctggacgacgcTCATCCCTGGAATGGGCTATGATCGTcatccattctctggacgacgcttcgtcgtccagaatGGACGACGATTCGTCGTCGAGATTTGGACAACGGTCGTCCTTCTTGGACGACAATCGTCGTCcagaggtggtcgacctctggaCGAAATCTTCTCAGCCGTCGCCGGAAAAAGTGACTGCATTTCAGGggagaaaagtaaattttttaaaacttaattcaagggacaaatgttagttttttaaattaaagggggaaaaattagataaaattttaattatttaatattattgatgaaattactaatttgccccTTAATCTAATTGAAAAAATGTGGGTGAAACAAACtgattaaattttgggtgggtgattgggtttttcatctgaCGTGGGTATGTGATTGAAAAACggctaaaacatgggtgggaaatagtcctttgccccaGATAACAACTGAATGGAACCACACTGATCAATTTATTGTTGTCTCGTATGGGTTGGATGtggttttaaaaaccaaatTGACCCAATCGATCCAATTGGTTGAAAATGTTTTCCGGGttaaattggattaaattaaataatttaaatgattaaataagataaaaaattaaatttgatcttatcagtataaaaaaattattattaagagtTAAATCCAAACTTAATTTATCAACTTTAAGTTTGAtagtatcaaattaaatttattttaatgtaaaaaataatttaaattatatatttaagaataaaaaattaaccttGCTGGTTGGACCGACGTCCGATCCGATTTGGGGTTGGGGAAAGCATACAGAACACAGGAAAATAATGGAAAAAGTCTATAGTTCAATTGGTGAAAAGTGTTTACAATTTGTTGATGGAGCCCTAAACAGAACAAAGTGAGTCCAGATACACTCTCTGAAAGGAAATCTtccaaaaatatgaataatacaaAGGGCCATCCCTTGATTAACCTAAACGGATGACAAGCCATAAGAAATGGAAGTGGGCAACCACAGGGACAGCCTAAACCTACCAAATGTTCTTAATCTCTCTTCAACTCATACATCTAATCATGTATTAGGTGAATTTAAAGTAACAGATATCCCATGGTAGGAGAATCCTTTATATAACTGTATctataattaatgtttgatttttctGTTAAGTGGCACAAAAAATACAAGCCAGCTTTATAAAGATAGTGTGAGAGCAGAAGAAAAATGACTCTTCACCAAACTGATCCCATGAAATCTGATACAAAATGACAAATCCCAGTTGGCTTTCAAGCAACTTGTACTGGAAAAGGCTGCTTTTTCTTGATGACTATACACGGAATTGACTCTGTTAAAATTGAACAGAATAGTGAGGAGGCATTTCTAGCccttttaagaaaattgatataGTAACgtatttcatcttttttgttGAGTGGGGCTGTGGGGGTATTCTGGTTTTCCACCTTAAAGGCTGCTTTCTATTTATGAAAGGTCAAAACAGCCAAAATGAGTTTCCATCCTCAGTTCTAAGACTAAATTTTTATCCATATCTATGACCTGGGTTTGCCTTTTTATCTCCAAAACCTTGTCTTCTAGTTTTTAAAAAGATACATACTTTCGAGGTAGTAAAATTTACTCTGCCAATTCAATAATGAGGCTGGGTTGTATAAGTGCTTTGTGATAGATGAGTTCTTTGTCCTGTGTGTGGAAGGCTGCATGTGGTTGATGAAGGGGCAAAACTCAGAGAGACAAAGGTACAAGCTCAACTCCAAACGCCTGGTAATGAAAATTACACATTTTTCAGCTCATAGTGGAAAAATAAGCATCTAGTCTCTTTCTTGCCTCAGAAGTCTTTTGAGTTTTCATTTCTGTCTTGATATTCTATAGGTGTTTATATTGATGGATCCTTCCGAAATCCGTGGCTCTAAAGAAGAATATAGCAGCAGTGTGTCAGGATGGACAATGTATATTGGCTCCCCTGTTCATGAAACAGATTGTGATGAGGGTGACGAACATGATCAAACTTCTTATTATCAAGGAAATAACTTCAACAAAGATAATCTTGGCTGTAAATACGATGATGCCAATGATAATAGCGATGATTCCATGGCTTCAGATGCCTCTTCTGGCCCAAGTCGTCAAGAACTTTCGTGGGAAAGCGAGAGAAGCCCTTTCGATAAGCATGCACCTGGGAAGCTCTCTGCAAAAGAGAAACTTCGTCATAAAGAGAAGACgaaaaaagatgaaagaagaagCAAAGTTGAGAGAGATGAGTTGGTGCTTAAAGCAAAAGCTGCTTCTACTCAAGCTCGAAGTGAAGGCAAGGTGAggaaaacaaactaaaaaaaaaaaaaccggaatgatttttcaaatgtttttcagTTGTGGAATATTTGCCAAAACTGTATGTCAATATTTTGATTGCTTGTAAGTTTTGGGTCTATTCTATGTAACATATATGAATGGACAtgttttcatttgataattCTGCAAGAGCCTGTAACAAATTAATGTGTCCaatgaaatatttttcttctcggTGGTTTCATGGCCAGTGGCACATACTATTCTCCAATGAAATAGCATTTTGTGAATACACTAGGGCCTGCATTTTTCTTTGCTTCAATGGTGGAAATGAGCCTTAATTGGACAACCGAGAATCGCTTCATCCTGATTCCTGGATCTTCTTCCTAATTACACAGATTTCGTGGTCTCGATGAGTTTTTATTTACACCTTTGGACACTACGTTTCATCTTGtactattcattttttttttcccaggtAGATATCAAATACCTCTATGGTATCTGGGGATTTGCTTATAAAAAGAACCAATTTATGTCCCGGAAATTTTCAACTGATCGCAACTTTGAATAAGTACCAGCCCGCAATATCATACAAGACTCCAAGCCCAACATTGATTGGAAGAATATTCAAAAGATAGAACAAAGAAATATGACGAATCACATAATACAGTTATGCAccaaagataaattaaagcAAGAAGAGAAATCAAATTATTGAGCTGAATATCCCAAGAAGGTAACAGAAAATGATACACTTTCAGTCATAGAAGTAACATTATTTGGCTTAACAACCATGGTTCATTAAGGCGAGCTAGCGCCAACAGGAAAATTCAGATCAGATCTTCGATTGTTTAGCTATCTTGAACCATTCAGTATGGAAGGATCCTGGTATGTCAGTCCTCTCATAGGTATGAGCTCCAAAGTAATCTCTTTGAGCTTGGACTAAATTAGCAGGCAGCCTGTCCCTCCTGTATGTGTCAAAATAAGCAAGGCTAGAAGACATACCAGGGGTGCTAATACCTGAGTTAATAGCAAGACAGACAACTCTTCGCCAAGCAGACTGTCGCTCTACAATTTCCTTTGCAAATTCTGGATCCACAAGGAGATTAGCTAGATCTGGGTTTCTGTCATATGCCTTCTTGATTCGGTCCAAGAATACAGCACGAATAATGCAACCCCCCTTCCAAATCCTAGCCAGCTCCCCAAGTTTCAAGTTCCAACATTTTTCATTGCTCTTTGCACGTATCAAATTCATTCCCTGTGCATAGCTGCATATTTTGGATGCATACAATGCTTGCCTCACATCATCAATTAACTTTTTCTTATCCACTTCTTGCTCAACTATGAAGTCGCCCAAGCCTCTTGCTTTGAAGACTTTGGCAGCTTCGACTCTTTCCTCCTTCAAACCACTGAGGAATCTTGAATCCAAGGATGATGCTATAGTGGGAGCAGCAATTGACAACTCAGCAGCTTGCTGAACTGTCCATTTTCCTGTACCCTTCATGCCGGTTTTATCCAAGACCTTGTCTACCAAATGACCTTGTCCCTTGTCATCcttaattccaaaaatatctGCAGTGATCTCAATCAAAAAGCTCAGTAGCTCCCCCTTGTTCCACTCAGAGAAAACCTGTTGTAACTCCTCATTTGAGAGCCTCCCGACTGACTTCAGCACATCATAAGCCTCTGCAATCAACTGCATATCACCATATTCAATACCATTGTGTATCATCTTAACAAAATTTCCAGAACCTCCTTTGCCAATATAAGTCACGCAAGGACCGCTATTGGGAACTTGAGCAGCCACCTTAAGGAGAATATCTTCTATGTGCTTGTAGGCCTCAAAGGAACCTCCTGGCATCAAAGAAGGCCCATTCCGAGCACCCTCTTCACCACCCGAAACTCCCATTCCAAGATAAAGCAGACCCAATTCAGCCATGGCTTTCTCTCTCCTTTCAGTGTTCTCATACCACTCATTGCCGCCATCAATGATACAATCTCCTTTTTCCATGTAAACTGATAGTGTTTTAATGGTTTGATCAACTGGAGTGCCAGCCTTAACAAGCATAATGATAACACGAGGTTTTTGGATTGATTTGACAAAGGATTCAGGATCATGGAAGCCATACAAGGGAAGGTTCCCTTCTTGTTTGGCTCGTTCAACTGTCTCATCAACTTTTGATGTGGTCCTGTTGTAGACAGAAATTGGGAATCCTTTTTCAGCAATGTTGAGAGCAAGATTTTGGCCCATGACGGCAAGACCAGCAAGGCCAATTCTTGTTGGTGCTACCATTTCTAGTGACTGCACAAGGAATTTGAGTCTCATTGTAAGGATTGGACAAAAAGAACACCTCCAATGGCAAAagtttttaaagatataattgaaaacaaacaacgacaacaacaacaacaaacacACAATTAGTCAAGAAGAACAGAAAATAGCCCCaagaaattttatgaaaacGTCCCTAGAATCTAAATTGTAAACTAATACTATCATCACAAGTCAGGTGCAAATGAAGTCAACCTACTACACAATAAGACCTAGAAATAAGTAATTATTAGAGGTCAAAATATGTAACTGTTGACCGCATCTACTGGATCTAGGGACAAAGACATTATACTTCTGATCTATTGccaaagaaattttatttctataataaaattgaaaaatagaaaaacaccATTTcgatccttaaaaaaaaaagacagttGAATCTTCTAACAAACATGAAtaggaagaaaagaaataatcCAGTTCTCAATTCCCATGAAGAATATTTTGATTGACATTATTATTCCTTAAGAACCAATGCAAGATAATGAAGCTAAAAGAAGAAACAGCATACCTCTGAATGAAAAACAGCTGTTTAAGCTCAAGATTAACGGGAAGAAACTTGGACAGTCTATTCATGACAGCGTTTTATTACAGTGTTTTGCAGAGGTCCTATGGTCATAGACAGGGTCACACTGGGAAAAGGAGACAATTCTCACAAAAGACAGCTTTTCTAATTCCTTTTGTCCTCTTCTTGAATTTTTACTTCTTCCCGGCTCATCATGTGAAGTCCAAAGTAGAAGAACCATGTTTCATAAACTACATTATCTTAACTTCTTTTATGAATTAAGTCTGTAAGTTTTTCTATTGTCTTGACCACTGAACAACTCATTTGTGTTGTTCTTCCCGTCTTTACTGCCTGCATTCTCATGTTCTTTTTACCCTCATAGATACATCTATTGTCTCTCCATTGCACTTTTTTTTACCCTAAACAAATTACTTTCTAGTTTACTGgaattattacttattatactCTGTTTCACTTAAAACATCTAAAACTTGTAGCATAATTAGAGTCCTAATGCAATAGAACTGTAAGTCTCGCAAAAGTCATCataatgaaaagaaagagaaaccaACTTTGAAGTCACAGGAGATGCTTATATCCCAGGTGTTAATAAATCAACCACCCAAATGATAAGCGGCTCAGAGAAAACTCCCATGCAAGATAAAATCAAATAGAGCAACACATATAATTGAACTATTATCAAAGATGAATACAGATAAAAACAACTGATTCATTGTGTCTCAAATGCATAACTTTTTGATCGTTAAAGAGcataacaaacaaaatcaaaaggaATGGTATAGAAAAGATCAACAtcagcataaaaaaaaaaaccagccCAGATCAGTAATTCACATAACGCTTGAATGTTTgactcaaaattaataaagaatataCATTGATGCAAATTGAAAGATGGGAGGACAAACCTGAAAAAAAAGGCGAAACCTTGAAGTGCTTGAAAACGAAGAGGACCCAGAAAATTTAAAGATCTGGGTTGTCAAAAAACACTAGGAAATGGATTGTATTCGATTTTTATCCTTTGGTTTTGCTATCTCTGTGTGTTTGGTGAGGTTGGTGGCTGATGGCTTCACAGAGGGACGAGACAGAGAAATTAATAGGACACACAACTATCAACGACCATCATCTAACTTTGCCCGTTTACTTTCACGTATTTCATTTCCACCATCAtaagtttgtttattttctcaTTGCCcccataatttttcttatttaacatGCATTCCTCAAGAATATAGAATGTCTATAAGGTCCTCTTTAGTCTTATCACACTCATGTTACAatgtatcaaaaaaaaaaaaacttaaaatagtttataataaatcaaattacaattaaaagatttttctaataaaaattattaattggtAAAACTTCCCATTTAAATTTCTCAACATGTTCACTTGAGCAATATGTATTCAATTGATATCTGAAATTctgaataatattaataaattattgccAAAGTTAAAATCATGTAAAATACTGGGTGAGGATGAAATTACCGAAAAATAAAGTAGATGTCTTAGTTTGATGGAATATTCAAATTTTGACTGTGGAATGATGCCATCTACCAAATTCAAGATCTGATTTGAATTGGCTGATTTATCAAGTGActgaattataatattttaataggcCAAAGatctatttcccacccaaggttttgtcAAAGAGCATTCccatctgttaattttaaaaaattcaaatattactCATCGGTTAAAGTTCATTGCCCAGGTTAcggataaaaatattatttaataaaaataatttaaaaaacaaaaaatttgtcttatttttctttaggtttaaaaaccaaaaaattacttctaatctaaaatttgaaaagtaactgAATCTcccttaagatttttttttttccttccttgaTGACCATCTTCGATGGTCAGCCTTTTCAAACTCCTTTTCTCCGGTTGAAGCATACAGATCTTTGGCTAAAATAATCGAACGAAGATGATTTGTAAGAGACAAagttatcattttcatttttttcttcgtCTCTTCATTGAACGAGGATGATTTATCTTCATTAGATGAAAATGCATGTTGTCACCTGATCTCCAATAGGGGAGGAAGATACAGTGAAAGCCAGTTGTTAATTGATATCGAGGTGGTtattaaataagagaaaataaaacctTATGGGAAATttgatcacttttcaaaccatggattagagagaaattattaaattattaactttaaaagaaaactatgataaatttttagttttttaaataattttattaaataatatttttatctctaattttaatgataaattttcataaatgactATATGTTTCACTAAACTTCGGGTAGAACATAGTTCTTTAGCCTATTTTAAGATCAAATCTTGTCAGCAGGAGTAGGTGGGTAAGTGAGGCACATTAAACACCAAGCAGCCACCATTAGCTGGTGGTTGAGAAAAGGGTGTCGTAGTTTCCCAGAAATAAAAGATTGGAAGAGTCTGTACTTTTGAGGTGAAGCAAGGTTTTTGACGTCTGAGTGGAGACTAAGGTCGCCTATAGGTGTAATTAGAAAATTCTTTGATGTTCTATCCAGAAATAATAGAAAGTTCAACATGAGTAGGGtaaaatttaaatcgaatcaaatttaagtttatttaaatttgagttcgtCAAGCTTATGAAAGTTAAACTTAAATCctatttgaatttagtttaactcattttttattattaaaatgatatcattttaatatatattttttaaaatgatatcgttttatatcaaaatttttaattaaaaattttgataaataatttaagctCGTATAGGATTGACTCATTCGAACCGAGTTCAAACATACTCAGTTCAAGTTCAACCCTAAACATGAcctatttatcttttattatattataataatatttcatttgtaTCATCTAtcttcataatattatattattattttttatttcaataaataatataatatttgaactcCTACCCTTAAAAGAGGCATATGGGAGAGAAAATGTCACCTACTTATCATTAACCTCATGTGTGCACACCCAAAAAATCTGtacttgatttgattttatagttttaaaaatcttaatttgcCCCTCGTTTATGTCATTCAATTTCTCAATTGTTTTCGATCTTATAAATAGTTGTTGTTACGAACGATGCTGCAAACTTGAGAAAACTTTTGAATTCCAACTGTTAATTTGTTAAAGACTTAAACTTGCACGTATGGTAAATGTTCATGTTGTTGGGGCTTCTTGTAGACATAGAGATATACTTCAAGAGAAACAAAGGAATAGGCTTACGATGGGATTGCAAGTGGTGAAATTAAGACTGGACAAGATTTGAATCAAGAGATTAACTTTAAAGCAACTGAGAGATACCCATTGCAATTCTCATTATGGTATGCTAAACAATTTAACACACTTGTTTTCTTCTGTTATTGCTGTTTGTAAGCATATTGACAAAACTGGTACTGATGATCTACACCAGTCAAAATAATTGATGCTAAAAATTCTGGATTTATCTTCGCATTAGGCAAACCAAgaatttagtttcaaaatattACCTAAGAGGATTTGAAATATGTTTGGACACAATTCGAGTTAGCTCAATATCAAAAgccaatttgatttgatttaaatttgtttaattcaaatttagaccaaactcaaataaaaaaattgactt contains:
- the LOC123214139 gene encoding protein SOB FIVE-LIKE 1-like isoform X1 yields the protein MWLMKGQNSERQRYKLNSKRLVFILMDPSEIRGSKEEYSSSVSGWTMYIGSPVHETDCDEGDEHDQTSYYQGNNFNKDNLGCKYDDANDNSDDSMASDASSGPSRQELSWESERSPFDKHAPGKLSAKEKLRHKEKTKKDERRSKVERDELVLKAKAASTQARSEGKVRKTN
- the LOC123214139 gene encoding protein SOB FIVE-LIKE 1-like isoform X2, encoding MDPSEIRGSKEEYSSSVSGWTMYIGSPVHETDCDEGDEHDQTSYYQGNNFNKDNLGCKYDDANDNSDDSMASDASSGPSRQELSWESERSPFDKHAPGKLSAKEKLRHKEKTKKDERRSKVERDELVLKAKAASTQARSEGKVRKTN
- the LOC123214138 gene encoding 6-phosphogluconate dehydrogenase, decarboxylating 2-like; translated protein: MVAPTRIGLAGLAVMGQNLALNIAEKGFPISVYNRTTSKVDETVERAKQEGNLPLYGFHDPESFVKSIQKPRVIIMLVKAGTPVDQTIKTLSVYMEKGDCIIDGGNEWYENTERREKAMAELGLLYLGMGVSGGEEGARNGPSLMPGGSFEAYKHIEDILLKVAAQVPNSGPCVTYIGKGGSGNFVKMIHNGIEYGDMQLIAEAYDVLKSVGRLSNEELQQVFSEWNKGELLSFLIEITADIFGIKDDKGQGHLVDKVLDKTGMKGTGKWTVQQAAELSIAAPTIASSLDSRFLSGLKEERVEAAKVFKARGLGDFIVEQEVDKKKLIDDVRQALYASKICSYAQGMNLIRAKSNEKCWNLKLGELARIWKGGCIIRAVFLDRIKKAYDRNPDLANLLVDPEFAKEIVERQSAWRRVVCLAINSGISTPGMSSSLAYFDTYRRDRLPANLVQAQRDYFGAHTYERTDIPGSFHTEWFKIAKQSKI